A genomic segment from Danio aesculapii chromosome 17, fDanAes4.1, whole genome shotgun sequence encodes:
- the LOC130244787 gene encoding G-protein coupled receptor 135 codes for MDLPGIINNTTADNMSGSGFILEIVTTKPGVNMLSTQASNYTEVHRDIPVRSSEGNSVLQGIAVAAQALLLLAIFLLSSLGNSAVVVVIIKHRQLRTVTNAFIMSLSLSDFLTAVLCLPFSFMMLFSKDGKWMFGEPFCIANGFFNTCFGIISTLTMTLISFDRYYAIVRQPQAKIGRRRAIQLLVAVWFSAVVFSFPWYLFMETSGRLVVHKQGFYHCMYVFHSGTSRMGTAYSISLIVICYLLPFALMCFCHYNICKTVRLSEIRVRPVTTYAHLLRFYSEMRTATTVLIMIVFSIFCWGPYCLMGIITALGNYSFTPAMDTVAIWMAWANGAINPLIYAIRNPNISMLLGRSREEGYRTRNIAAYLSTQTQRRDAVRSRADRIRDRYVSRHGANSRLSSSSPANGGDVAMWACKNPAVFFCRDAHPDTITEPPVPKVETADTSL; via the coding sequence ATGGATCTCCCCGGCATCATCAACAACACAACCGCGGACAACATGTCGGGTTCGGGCTTCATTCTAGAGATTGTGACCACCAAACCGGGGGTAAACATGCTGAGCACTCAGGCCAGCAACTACACGGAGGTGCACCGCGACATCCCGGTGAGGAGTTCGGAGGGGAACTCGGTTCTCCAGGGCATCGCAGTGGCCGCGCAGGCGCTGCTGCTCCTGGCCATCTTCTTACTGTCCAGTCTGGGTAATTCAGCGGTTGTGGTGGTCATAATCAAACACAGGCAACTGAGAACGGTCACAAATGCATTCATCATGTCCCTCTCCCTCTCCGACTTCCTCACGGCGGTTCTTTGTTTACCCTTCTCCTTCATGATGCTCTTCAGCAAGGATGGAAAGTGGATGTTTGGGGAGCCCTTCTGCATCGCCAATGGGTTTTTCAACACCTGTTTTGGCATTATCTCCACACTGACCATGACTCTCATCTCGTTCGACAGGTATTACGCAATCGTCCGGCAACCCCAAGCCAAAATCGGCCGCAGGCGAGCGATCCAGCTCCTGGTGGCCGTTTGGTTCTCCGCCGTGGTCTTTTCCTTTCCCTGGTACCTGTTTATGGAGACCTCCGGGCGCTTGGTGGTGCACAAACAAGGGTTTTATCACTGCATGTACGTGTTCCACTCTGGCACCTCCAGGATGGGCACCGCATACAGTATATCTTTAATAGTAATCTGTTACCTGCTTCCCTTCGCCCTCATGTGCTTCTGCCACTACAACATCTGCAAAACTGTCCGGCTGTCGGAGATCAGGGTGCGGCCGGTCACCACTTACGCGCACCTGTTGCGCTTCTACAGCGAGATGCGCACCGCGACCACCGTGCTCATCATGATCGTGTTCAGCATCTTCTGCTGGGGGCCCTACTGCCTAATGGGCATCATCACCGCGCTCGGAAACTACTCTTTTACCCCTGCTATGGATACCGTGGCTATTTGGATGGCGTGGGCAAACGGTGCCATTAATCCTTTGATTTACGCCATAAGGAACCCGAATATATCCATGCTGTTGGGCAGGAGCAGAGAGGAGGGATACAGGACTAGAAACATCGCCGCGTATCTGTCCACGCAGACGCAGCGCAGGGACGCGGTTCGAAGCCGGGCTGACCGGATTCGGGACCGGTACGTGAGCCGGCACGGCGCAAACAGCCGCCTGTCTTCCTCCAGCCCGGCCAACGGGGGGGATGTGGCCATGTGGGCCTGTAAAAACCCAGCGGTTTTCTTCTGCAGAGACGCGCATCCAGATACAATAACTGAACCACCGGTGCCAAAAGTTGAGACTGCTGACACCAGTCTGTAA
- the jkamp gene encoding LOW QUALITY PROTEIN: JNK1/MAPK8-associated membrane protein (The sequence of the model RefSeq protein was modified relative to this genomic sequence to represent the inferred CDS: inserted 1 base in 1 codon), which yields MAVAMSSTCPGLYCGRTSTNDTTDMWGECGVCPRGERTNLEKFCMKCTGSPDLYDWLYLGFMAMLPLVLHWFFIEWYSGKKSSSALFQHITALFECTVAAVVTLLLNDPVGQLYIRSCEVKMLSDWYTMLYNPSPDYVTTLHCTQEAVFPLYTIVLIYYAFCLVFMMLLRPLLVKKIACGLGKTDRFKSIYAALYFFPILTVLQAVGGGLLYYAFPYIILVLSLVTLAVYMSASEIQSFKNLVAKKKRLVVLFSHWLLHAYGIISISRLDKLGQDLPLLALVPGPALFYLLTAXFTEPNRILSEGGNGH from the exons ATGG CTGTGGCAATGAGCTCCACTTGTCCTGGGCTTTACTGTGGAAGAACCAGCACTAATGATACTACTGATATGTGGGGAGAATGTGGG GTTTGTCCTCGGGGCGAGAGGACGAACTTGGAGAAGTTCTGTATGAAATGCACTGGATCTCCTGATCTCTATGACTGGCTGTACCTGGGCTTCATGGCGATGCTGCCTCTGGTCCTGCACTGGTTCTTTATCGAGTGGTATTCTGGGAAAAAGAG CTCAAGTGCCCTTTTCCAGCATATTACGGCCCTGTTTGAATGCACAGTTGCTGCTGTAGTGACTCTGCTGCTCAATGATCCTGTCGGCCAGCTGTATATTCGTTCCTGTGAGGTGAAGATGCTTTCAGACTGGTACACCATGCTGTATAACCCCAGCCCCGACTACGTCACCACGCTGCACTGTACACAGGAGGCTGTGTTCCCTCT atacACCATCGTGTTGATCTACTACGCTTTCTGTCTGGTGTTCATGATGCTTCTACGGCCACTTCTGGTTAAAAAGATAGCATGTGGTTTAGGCAAGACAGATCGTTTTAAGAGCATCTACGCAGCGCTGTACTTCTTTCCCATCCTTACTGTCCTGCAGGCAGTTGGAGGAGGACTGCtgt ACTATGCATTTCCGTACATTATTTTGGTCTTATCCTTGGTCACGTTGGCAGTTTACATGTCAGCTTCAGAGATACAG TCTTTCAAAAACCTTGTGGCCAAGAAGAAACGGCTTGTCGTTCTCTTCAGCCATTGGCTTCTCCATGCGTATGGTATTATTTCTATATCCCGACTGGATAAACTAGGCCAGGATTTGCCTCTGTTGGCTCTGGTGCCTGGACCCGCTCTCTTCTACCTGCTGACAG AATTCACAGAGCCAAACCGGATTCTGTCAGAGGGGGGAAATGGACACTGA